In Streptomyces sp. NBC_00091, the following proteins share a genomic window:
- a CDS encoding helix-turn-helix domain-containing protein, with protein sequence MLTTVTEGVRELLGLLAQGAPAEAFARPSAAARAAGAPAGELAALEEATRVALEVHRTLIQHRTREAELTALFDTAGDLAALRDLDSVLRAITHRAKQLLHTDVTYLSLNDEAAGDTFMRVTDGSVSAAFQQLRLGMGEGLGGLVAQTARPYATGDYQRDPRFRHTAAIDGAVGEEDLRAILGVPLRLGPKVIGVLFAADRSPREFGPREVALLSSLADHAAIAIDGARLLEETRRALAELGAASRVIQENSDALRRAEEAHDRLTGLVLRGGDIAEVAAAIGALLEGGTLIHDADGAELARAQADPCPPPARAVAASRAGGRAVAEAGTWVCAVLAGPELLGSITLTGRRGLDEAGRRLFERAATVTALLLLLSRSVAQTEDRIRGELLGDLLSPSADPGSLAVRARRLGVDLARPHALFVLHSDTAPRPRLLTAAAHHARDRRGLAGVHHDHAVLLAPSEDTGADAARLAAALGRTVGAPVTVGAARADGSPAGLPAAHAEALRCLSTLRSLGRAGDGSTLADLGFLGVLLGDRPDLSGFVRAALGPVLDYDARRGSDLVRTLRVYFATGMSRARAKEALHVHVNTVVQRLDRIGRLLGPDWQSPDRALELQLALRLHQVSAPAGPGAVSP encoded by the coding sequence ATGCTCACCACCGTGACGGAAGGCGTACGGGAGCTGCTCGGCCTGCTGGCCCAGGGGGCGCCGGCGGAGGCGTTCGCCCGGCCGTCGGCGGCCGCGCGCGCCGCCGGCGCTCCCGCCGGGGAGCTGGCCGCCCTCGAGGAGGCCACCCGGGTGGCGCTGGAGGTCCACCGGACCCTGATCCAGCACCGTACCCGCGAGGCGGAGCTGACCGCGCTGTTCGACACCGCGGGCGACCTGGCCGCGCTGCGGGACCTGGACTCGGTGCTGCGGGCGATCACGCACCGCGCGAAGCAGCTGCTGCACACGGACGTCACGTACCTGTCGCTGAACGACGAGGCCGCGGGCGACACCTTCATGCGGGTGACCGACGGTTCGGTGTCGGCCGCCTTCCAGCAGCTGCGCCTGGGCATGGGCGAAGGGCTCGGCGGGCTCGTCGCCCAGACGGCCCGTCCGTACGCCACCGGCGACTACCAGCGCGACCCGCGCTTCCGGCACACGGCCGCCATCGACGGCGCCGTCGGCGAGGAGGACCTGCGCGCCATCCTGGGCGTCCCCCTGCGGCTGGGCCCGAAGGTGATCGGGGTGCTCTTCGCCGCCGACCGCAGCCCGCGCGAGTTCGGCCCGCGCGAGGTGGCGCTGCTGTCCTCCCTCGCCGACCACGCCGCCATCGCCATCGACGGGGCCCGGCTGCTGGAGGAGACGCGCCGGGCCCTGGCGGAACTGGGCGCCGCCTCCCGCGTCATCCAGGAGAACAGCGACGCGCTGCGCCGGGCCGAGGAGGCGCACGACCGGCTCACCGGTCTCGTCCTGCGCGGCGGGGACATCGCCGAGGTGGCGGCCGCGATCGGCGCGCTGCTGGAGGGCGGCACCCTCATCCACGATGCCGACGGTGCGGAGCTGGCCCGCGCGCAGGCCGACCCCTGCCCGCCGCCCGCGCGGGCCGTCGCCGCCTCCCGGGCCGGCGGCCGGGCCGTCGCGGAGGCCGGCACCTGGGTGTGCGCGGTGCTGGCCGGCCCCGAACTCCTGGGCAGCATCACGCTGACGGGCCGCCGCGGCCTGGACGAGGCCGGGCGGCGCCTGTTCGAGCGCGCCGCCACGGTGACGGCCCTGCTGCTGCTCCTGAGCCGGTCGGTCGCGCAGACCGAGGACCGGATACGCGGAGAGCTGCTCGGGGACCTGCTGAGCCCGTCCGCCGATCCCGGGAGCCTGGCCGTCCGCGCCCGCCGCCTGGGCGTGGACCTGGCCCGCCCGCACGCCCTGTTCGTCCTGCACAGCGATACCGCTCCGCGCCCCCGCCTGCTCACGGCCGCCGCGCACCACGCCCGCGACCGCCGGGGCCTGGCCGGGGTCCACCACGACCACGCCGTGCTGCTGGCGCCCTCCGAGGACACCGGGGCGGACGCCGCCCGCCTGGCCGCGGCGCTCGGCCGTACGGTGGGCGCGCCCGTCACGGTCGGTGCGGCGCGGGCCGACGGCAGCCCCGCCGGGCTTCCGGCCGCGCACGCGGAGGCCCTGCGCTGCCTGTCAACGCTGCGCTCCCTGGGCCGCGCCGGTGACGGGAGCACGCTCGCGGACCTGGGGTTCCTCGGTGTGCTCCTGGGCGACCGGCCGGACCTGTCCGGCTTCGTACGGGCCGCGCTCGGGCCGGTCCTGGACTACGACGCCCGGCGCGGCAGCGACCTCGTCCGCACCCTGCGGGTCTACTTCGCCACGGGCATGAGCCGGGCGAGGGCGAAGGAGGCCCTGCACGTCCACGTGAACACCGTGGTGCAGCGCCTGGACCGGATCGGCCGCCTCCTGGGCCCCGACTGGCAGTCCCCCGACCGCGCCCTGGAGCTCCAACTCGCCCTGCGCCTGCACCAGGTGTCCGCGCCGGCGGGTCCGGGAGCGGTCTCCCCCTGA